Proteins encoded within one genomic window of Microtus ochrogaster isolate Prairie Vole_2 linkage group LG4, MicOch1.0, whole genome shotgun sequence:
- the Dusp28 gene encoding dual specificity phosphatase 28: MGTSETAPPPFARVAPALFIGNARAAGATELLVRAGITLCVNVSRQQPGPRAPGVAELRVPVFDDPAEDLLTHLEPTCAAMEAAVRDGGACLVYCKNGRSRSAAVCTAYLMRHRGHSLERAFQMVKSARPVAEPNIGFWAQLQKFEQNLQAQALLPREPADPE, translated from the exons ATGGGCACCTCCGAGACCGCACCGCCGCCGTTCGCGCGCGTCGCCCCCGCGCTCTTCATCGGGAACGCGCGAGCCGCGGGCGCGACGGAGCTGCTGGTGCGCGCGGGCATCACTCTGTGCGTCAACGTCTCCCGCCAACAGCCCGGGCCGCGCGCGCCCGGAGTGGCCGAGCTGCGCGTGCCCGTGTTCGACGACCCGGCGGAAGACCTGCTGACGCACCTGGAGCCCACCTGTGCCGCCATGGAGGCCGCGGTGCGCGACGGCGGCGCCTGCCTCGTGTACTGCAAGAACGGCCGCAGCCGCTCGGCCGCCGTCTGCACCGCCTATCTCATGCGCCACCGCGGCCACAGCCTGGAGCGCGCCTTCCAG ATGGTGAAGAGCGCTCGCCCGGTAGCCGAGCCCAATATAGGTTTCTGGGCTCAGCTGCAGAAGTTTGAACAGAACCTCCAGGCCCAGGCCCTCCTGCCCCGGGAACCCGCTGATCCCGAGTAA
- the Ankmy1 gene encoding ankyrin repeat and MYND domain-containing protein 1 isoform X2, translating into MDDVRSIATLDSQVSKTFSSRGLEGRSGQSPDIESQESVKSYTFFTRRDPSVDPREDEAESEGSRREQDLKEAYIQLVQGVQEWQDGSVYRGEFGLNMKLGYGEFSWPTGETYRGQFYRDHCHGMGTYTWPDGSSFTGMFYLSQREGYGTMYTKTKLFQGLYKEDQRFGPGIETYPDGSQDVGLWFREHLLKLGIEVPGSFSLLNYPEFLDFLTSSRQKISLSDEQKTEQGLPEEQDPFFYEYKRFLLNDDLTLPPEMHVYSTDNNHLPMTGSLRKELDDRIFLNEIPPFIEDEEPWLITNETPLLVKIQKQTYKFRNKSAHASWNIDAILEGKRSAFGPSGPKEHISREMILKAQEGDHDWIFGILRDNLACADVADSKGYTVLAAAAVHSHCNIVNLLLDYGADVNKCSDEGLTPLSMCFLHYYPSKSFQPNVAERTLPQEPPKSLVTPKISFLFGEPSVDYLYDMGTSTPGGEDLKSSPPLSSTLDDALVLGTAQSRDSLSWKSSVAHKRDTPSVKSASSDLEKEPEDIIGNVDASTLHSIDTNFESNMCLRNYSIHVSKDILEKSAQAYSSLPHLPSLSDKGTVRKMAQTMAERKNCWLTITLLLRRGADPNLCQVPMQALFLAVKAGDVDGVRLLLESGARTDIQYPPQLQSLTPLHIAVSLPGEEGVKITELLLHAVTDVDAKAADQDDIYKAGKNDLLPSSLKLNNEPGPPRSYYTVHSLVPEEGGRTALHVACEREDNKKCARDIVRLLLSHRANPNMLWSGHSPLSLSIASGNDLVVKELLSQGADPNLPLTKGLGTALCVVCDLAYEQQRSTENKIALIDRLISYGADILKPVILVQGDRMAVGTAVDYGYFKFYQDRKIAHCPFHALMPAEREIFMARKRLLEYMGLQLRRAVLGKENQMDMKALYLSKRAELSPSHRMKKRSSSVPKSSATEKQQEEGLPALTERKADVCAHPCPAQKEKGVQVCLVRGFKAERRVHKAENLLEYLTQCSIGRHR; encoded by the exons ATGGACGACGTTCGTTCCATTGCCACTCTGGACTCCCAAGTCTCGAAAACTTTCAGTTCCAGAGGTCTGGAGGGACGGAGTGGTCAGTCTCCTGACATCGAGAGTCAGGAGTCTGTGAAGAGCTACACCTTCTTCACCAGAAG GGACCCTTCGGTGGATCCCAGGGAGGATGAGGCGGAGTCTGAAGGCTCCCGGAGAGAGCAGGACCTGAAGGAGGCCTACATCCAGCTTGTCCAGGGGGTGCAGGAATGGCAGGACGGCAGTGTCTACAGAGGGGAGTTCGGACTCAACATGAAGCTCGGATACGGCGAGTTCTCTTGGCCCACAGGCGAG ACCTACCGTGGGCAGTTTTACAGGGACCATTGCCATGGCATGGGCACCTACACGTGGCCGGATGGCTCCAGCTTCACAGGCATGTTTTACCTCAGCCAACGAGAAGGCTACGGCACCATGTACACAAAAACAAAGTTATTCCAG GGACTGTATAAAGAGGACCAACGGTTCGGGCCCGGCATCGAGACCTACCCGGACGGCAGCCAGGATGTTGGACTGTGGTTCCGTGAGCACCTCCTCAAGCTGGGGATAGAGGTTCCCGGCAGCTTCTCCTTGCTGAACTACCCAGAATTTTTAGACTTCCTCACAAGCTCCAGGCAGAAAATCAGCCTTTCGGATGAGCAGAAGACGGAGCAGGGTCTTCCTGAGGAGCAGGACCCCTTCTTCTATGAATATAAACGGTTTCTCCTGAACGATGACCTAACACTGCCTCCTGAGATGCATGTCTATTCGACTGACAACAACCACCTGCCCATGACAGGTTCCCTGCGCAAGGAGCTGGATGACCGCATCTTCTTGAATGAGATCCCTCCGTTCATTGAGGATGAAGAACCCTGGCTTATAACAAATGAGACTCCTTTGTTGGTCAAAATCCAGAAGCAAACTTACAAGTTCAG GAACAAGAGTGCTCACGCTAGCTGGAACATAGACGCCATCCTGGAGGGGAAGCGCAGCGCCTTTGGGCCCAGCGGCCCCAAGGAGCACATTTCCAGGGAGATGATCCTGAAGGCGCAGGAAGGGGACCATGACTGGATTTTCGGAATCCTGAGGGACAACCTCGCCTGCGCTGACGTGGCTGACTCCAAGGGCTACACCGTGCTTGCCGCTGCCGCG GTGCATTCTCACTGCAACATTGTCAACCTCCTCCTGGATTATGGGGCTGATGTAAACAAGTGCTCGGATGAGGGCCTCACCCCCCTCAGCATGTGCTTCCTCCACTACTACCCCAGCAAATCCTTCCAGCCCAATGTTGCCGAGAGGACCCTGCCCCAG GAACCTCCCAAATCCTTGGTCACCCCCAAAATCTCATTCTTGTTTGGAGAGCCAAGCGTGGATTATTTATACGATATGGGCACGTCCACCCCAGGCGGAGAGGATCTTAAATCATCACCGCCCCTCTCAAGCACCTTGGATGATGCCCTGGTCCTGGGGACTGCACAATCCCGGGACTCCTTGAGCTGGAAGAGCAGTGTGGCTCACAAGCGAGACACCCCCTCAGTGAAGAGTGCCAGCAGTGACTTAGAGAAAGAGCCGGAGGACATAATAGGAAATGTGGACGCCAGCACCCTTCACAGCATCGACACAAACTTCGAGTCTAACATGTGCCTGCGAAACTACTCTATCCACGTGTCGAAGGACATCCTGGAGAAGAGTGCCCAGGCCTACAGTTCCCTGCCGcacctcccctccctctcagACAAAGGGACCGTGAGGAAGATGGCACAGACCATGGCTGA GCGTAAAAACTGCTGGCTGACCATCACCTTGTTGCTGCGTAGAGGAGCTGATCCCAACCTATGCCAGGTGCCCATGCAGGCCCTGTTTCTCGCTGTGAAGGCCGGGGATGTGGATGGGGTGAGGCTGTTGTTGGAGAGCGGGGCCCGGACTGATATCCAGTATCCTCCACAG CTGCAGTCTCTGACCCCACTCCACATCGCAGTCTCGCTTCCCGGGGAGGAGGGCGTCAAGATCACGGAGCTGCTGCTCCACGCCGTCACTGACGTGGATGCCAAGGCGGCTGACCAGGACGACATCTACAAAGCTGGCAAG AATGACCTCCTGCCCTCAAGCCTGAAGCTCAACAATGAGCCAGGCCCACCCAGAAGCTACTACACGGTGCACTCCTTAGTCCCAGAGGAGGGTGGGCGCACGGCTCTGCACGTGGCCTGTGAGCGGGAGGACAACAAGAAG TGTGCCAGGGACATAGTCCGGCTCCTTCTCTCACACAGAGCGAATCCAAACATGCTGTGGAGCGGCCACTCCCCGCTCTCCCTGTCCATTGCCAGTGGGAATGACCTG gTTGTGAAGGAGCTCCTGTCCCAGGGAGCTGACCCTAACTTGCCTCTGACCAAAGGCTTGGGGACTGCCCTATGCGTTGTATGTGACCTGGCCTACGAGCAACAGAGGAGCACTGAGAACAAGATTGCCCTG ATTGACCGGCTGATTAGCTACGGGGCAGATATTCTGAAACCTGTGATACTTGTGCAAGGTGACAGGATGGCAGTGGGGACAGCTGTGGACTATGGCTACTTCAAATTCTACCAG GACCGGAAGATCGCCCACTGTCCCTTCCATGCTCTGATGCCAGCAGAGCGGGAGATATTCATGGCCCGGAAAAGGCTGCTAGAATATATGGGCTTGCAGTTGCGGCGTGCCGTCCTTGGCAAAGAGAATCAGATGGACATGAAGGCGCTGTACCTGAGCAAACGGG